From Antennarius striatus isolate MH-2024 chromosome 9, ASM4005453v1, whole genome shotgun sequence, one genomic window encodes:
- the snrnp48 gene encoding U11/U12 small nuclear ribonucleoprotein 48 kDa protein isoform X2 — protein MSDLLQTKTLQDRLERLQELTEFTERCNKQLDDMFESLGWSRDYKGSNQEAMEQCPFDPDHRVPARSMEKHKASCCLRRMGYSAEEQAEMVDSSVCYKNSVRGFTMDKSTQHQVILQARSAAPLMKMEGVFWQGQYSGQPIDVPQNHKRAVCDLTVADRLALYDHVVGVLRQQKEAASSNDDLYLDLVSKLQKDDEQNEPKTHLELMAEMRDYKRRRQSYRAKNVHITKKSYTEVIREVISVHSEELSRQWREEEEEDSAHRRKQDGRRSASSESRHSHSRRRGSRDRSRDEGSKKKKRRKERDSRSPEDHHHSRKKKKKKKRDEKDK, from the exons atgtCGGACTTACTACAAACAAAAACCCTTCAGGATCGACTGGAACGTCTCCAGGAGCTGACAGAGTTCACCGAAAGGTGCAACAAACAGCTGGACGACATGTTCGAATCGCTGGGATGGTCCCGAGACTACAAGGGCTCCAACCAG GAAGCAATGGAGCAGTGTCCCTTTGACCCCGACCACAGAGTCCCAGCAAGAAGCATGGAGAAACATAAAGCGTCCTGCTGCCTTCGGAGGATGGGTTACTCAGCTGAGGAGCAG GCGGAGATGGTCGACTCCTCTGTGTGCTACAAGAACAGCGTCAGAGGCTTTACCATGG ATAAATCCACCCAGCACCAGGTGATCCTACAGGCGAGGTCTGCTGCACCACTAATGAAGATGGAAGGAGTCTTCTGGCAAG GTCAGTACTCCGGCCAGCCCATCGACGTGCCTCAGAACCACAAGCGGGCCGTGTGTGACCTCACTGTGGCCGACCGATTGGCTCTGTACGATCACGTGGTCGGTGTCCTCCGACAACAGAAGGAAGCTGCCTCCAGCAACGATGATCTTTATTTAGATCTGGTGTCCAAACTCCAGAAAG ATGACGAACAGAACGAACCAAAAACTCACCTGGAGCTGATGGCAGAGATGAGGGACTACAAGAGGCGGCGCCAGTCCTACCGAGCTAAGAACGTTCACATCACCAAGAAGTCCTACACGGAG gtcatCCGAGAGGTGATCAGCGTCCACTCAGAGGAGCTCAGCCGTcagtggagggaggaggaggaggaagactccGCCCACAG GCGTAAGCAGGATGGCCGACGGTCGGCGTCGTCAGAGTCTCGCCACTCCCACAGCCGTCGCCGTGGCAGCCGAGATCGGAGTCGAGATGAAggaagcaagaagaagaagaggaggaaggagag GGATTCACGCTCCCCTGAGGATCACCACCACagccgaaagaagaagaaaaagaagaagagagacgAGAAGGACAAGTGA
- the snrnp48 gene encoding U11/U12 small nuclear ribonucleoprotein 48 kDa protein isoform X1, translated as MSDLLQTKTLQDRLERLQELTEFTERCNKQLDDMFESLGWSRDYKGSNQEAMEQCPFDPDHRVPARSMEKHKASCCLRRMGYSAEEQAEMVDSSVCYKNSVRGFTMDKSTQHQVILQARSAAPLMKMEGVFWQGQYSGQPIDVPQNHKRAVCDLTVADRLALYDHVVGVLRQQKEAASSNDDLYLDLVSKLQKDDEQNEPKTHLELMAEMRDYKRRRQSYRAKNVHITKKSYTEVIREVISVHSEELSRQWREEEEEDSAHRCSKHCDLTRTSDTVKQCDVKKTFVPVRRKQDGRRSASSESRHSHSRRRGSRDRSRDEGSKKKKRRKERDSRSPEDHHHSRKKKKKKKRDEKDK; from the exons atgtCGGACTTACTACAAACAAAAACCCTTCAGGATCGACTGGAACGTCTCCAGGAGCTGACAGAGTTCACCGAAAGGTGCAACAAACAGCTGGACGACATGTTCGAATCGCTGGGATGGTCCCGAGACTACAAGGGCTCCAACCAG GAAGCAATGGAGCAGTGTCCCTTTGACCCCGACCACAGAGTCCCAGCAAGAAGCATGGAGAAACATAAAGCGTCCTGCTGCCTTCGGAGGATGGGTTACTCAGCTGAGGAGCAG GCGGAGATGGTCGACTCCTCTGTGTGCTACAAGAACAGCGTCAGAGGCTTTACCATGG ATAAATCCACCCAGCACCAGGTGATCCTACAGGCGAGGTCTGCTGCACCACTAATGAAGATGGAAGGAGTCTTCTGGCAAG GTCAGTACTCCGGCCAGCCCATCGACGTGCCTCAGAACCACAAGCGGGCCGTGTGTGACCTCACTGTGGCCGACCGATTGGCTCTGTACGATCACGTGGTCGGTGTCCTCCGACAACAGAAGGAAGCTGCCTCCAGCAACGATGATCTTTATTTAGATCTGGTGTCCAAACTCCAGAAAG ATGACGAACAGAACGAACCAAAAACTCACCTGGAGCTGATGGCAGAGATGAGGGACTACAAGAGGCGGCGCCAGTCCTACCGAGCTAAGAACGTTCACATCACCAAGAAGTCCTACACGGAG gtcatCCGAGAGGTGATCAGCGTCCACTCAGAGGAGCTCAGCCGTcagtggagggaggaggaggaggaagactccGCCCACAGGTGCAGTAAACACTGTGACCTCACGAGGACCTCTGATACTGTAAAGCAGTGTGACGTGAAGAAAACCTTTGTTCCTGTCAGGCGTAAGCAGGATGGCCGACGGTCGGCGTCGTCAGAGTCTCGCCACTCCCACAGCCGTCGCCGTGGCAGCCGAGATCGGAGTCGAGATGAAggaagcaagaagaagaagaggaggaaggagag GGATTCACGCTCCCCTGAGGATCACCACCACagccgaaagaagaagaaaaagaagaagagagacgAGAAGGACAAGTGA